The following nucleotide sequence is from Schistosoma mansoni strain Puerto Rico chromosome 4, complete genome.
AATAAGATGAGGCATATATAGAACAAATATGAACTAAGAAGCCTAAGAAAATCGTATCACTATAGTTTAAGACTTATCAACACTTCATAATCCCAACCATGCAAACACAGGACCGAACTTAAGACCTTGCTTTTGTCAAAAATTGATATGATTGAATCATTGAGTTGAAACCTGGTAATACAAATTTTAAACATTAGACAATTTTTGTTACAGAGTATCGTCACCTAACGTCTGTAATGAATTACTGTTGATTTGGCTTCACATACTACACTTCCAAAtgaaacttttaaaaatattttttgaagtTTTTCACCAGTTGACAAATAATTATTATCGGATCGAATGGTTTTATGAAATGATAGAAACTAAAAATAATTCAAGTAACAGAACTGACCAGTGATACCCGATATTCAATTGTTATCATAATTGAATCAATTTGTGAGATAACCAACCTTCACAACATGTTGAATTTCGACAGACATTTCTccctccccctctctctctatACATATCTATACACATATTCAATGCCTTCGTTTTATATCATCAGCATTGTTATAATTAGTATACTAATAAACGAAGATTCGAACTTATCCTTTTCTTAAAAAGTAACCGTAAAACAAGAGTTAAAttcttattattgtaattatatgCCTTGACTAACCTTCCACATTTGGTCACAATCATCTCAGTACCCAATCGATCAAAACTTTCCCATAAAGAAGCATTTTCAAGTGTAACTGATATATTTTTCATACTATTTGATTTCCACGATTCATTATTCAATACATAATCAATAATATCATGATTTGTCTTCGTTCTTATCGTTTCAATAAATTCACAATTTTCATTTAATCTATTCACTGGATTAATAATGGCATCgacaatattactattattattcacattccAAGATGTAtcaatagtttgtttatttatggaTACAGtatcaattgattgatcatttctATGATGATAATTAGGctcataataatcataattagaataattataataatctgTAGTAGGTAATGGATTAAAATTCGAACTCGTTGATACACAATCAAATTGGTAAGTATCTCCAATACAATTagatttcaaatatttatttgtataatcACATTGGAGATTTGTATATGAATGGGATTTTTCAGTATCAAACTGTTCATTATCAGTTGATTGAAAATTATGATGATTACTACTGAATGAATTAAGCATCAGTGTTTCTtgtcagttttatttatttgtttgtttgtttttttttacgcTAATTTGATTTCACAATGTACCGTGATCATTTACACATGTGATTTAGTAAACAAAATTTGAGAATGGTAAATGTGTTAAACTAAACACCTTGAAATAAAAATAGCCATCATCGTTATCATAATAAGAATAGTCAGAATAACTGGCGATGAATAAAGATACATGACACTATAGAACATTAATGCATAAAACATTGTGTTGAAATTCACAAGTTTTCACTTTTAATatgaaactataatttttatttgtttaacaaaaaaaaacgttAAGAGATAGATAATCTGGTTGAGTTTACACTTAATTCTTTTAGCCAGTGATAATCACCCCTTTACTGGTTTGTTACTTagacaaatatgaaaataaattgtcCAATTGAAAAGGTTTGTGTACACATCAAATAAATTCTTTTTTGTGTGCTTTTTATAACTATTGGCCAATCATATTACATGAATTAACTAAAAGGGGTACAAGATATAGATGCACTTTTATAGGATAAAAAATGTACAAAGAGGTGATTTATTATAGTCGATTTAGAAATAAGTGAAGCTTTATATATTAATGATACTTTTAGAATGTCTATTCTGCTTAAAAATATATCGAGTACTCTGATATGAGGGAACAGTTTAACAGATGGTTTTGCGCAGATTAGTCAAAATTGTGAAATTCTTAGTTATACATGACTACAAATCCACGATGGATCGGACTAAGAACCTACTAGTCTCTGAATGAGTACTTGGCCATTGGACTATTGAATCTCAATCCAGTGGCACACATTTCTAAACTCAATTAATTCACATCATACATTGAAGTCATGGATGCCACTAGCGAGgaatcccacactaggacgaaacatttATCTTATGTTACCTGATTTTCACTGATCCTCCAATGGAGCTGAACTCAAAAGGAATATCACCTACAAATAGACTGTAGTTCTAATGATAGATATTTTAGTCAAAGCAGGTAGTAAGACCTGGGTGATAGGGGTTCGATTTATGCGGTTTGTTATTGTACAACGGCACGGGGTACCACAGTAAAAACAATCTACTATCCAGGGCCCCCCAGCCTTTCGACCAGTAATTACTTCTTTTCTGCTAAATCACAACAGAAATTATCTTCTAGGATAGATACTTAAATCAAGTGAATTTTATTAACAactattaattatttttaagacAGTGAACTGTAAAGTATAAAATATTTAGTATAAGACAGTTTGTGGATATTGTTTAgattttatagtttatatcacTAATTGATCCTAGCTAGACTACCACTGGAAACCAGGAAGCTCTGGACAGCTGATTTGTCGTAGTATGAAGCTCTCCAACAGTACGTATCCATGACAAGCCAATTTTGTAACAACCATTTGTACGTTTCTAACATGAACAAtttatttcaatgtttaattTCATAGATATAGTCAATAAACATATATGAACTAAATCTCTATCAGATTGTTACGTAGTTAAAGCCAAATTCAAAGTCAGTGTTCTTTAAATCACTTTAATCggaaaaattaaatgaatactaattttaagaaaatatatACTATTGAACTATAGAATTACTTAATTAATCCAATGCTCACATGCCTAAACGTAAATCAATTGACTTAGacaataaatacaataaataaatatgactaCTTATTATAGTAAAGACCTAAGATGCAAACTGGAAATAGCATTAGATATACTAGAGGTAATACTTTTAGTTTGCTAATATTCTTCATACACTATGCTACCTAATATAAACTTGAAACTATTACTTGTGAGTTCAGATTTGACAGATTCATCCTTGAGCAGAATTATCCTAATGGCTAGAAAGAATGACTTGTTATGCATACGCCGATTAACTATGCAGAACTTTTCTCGAAAGAACTAATGAGAAGGCGGGAAGAAGATACTTTTGTTAATCTCAATATACATCTATATCTAGTTTAAAAAATTTACTTGAATAAATACATGATATCACTGGATCATTATGCACTATAAATAAGAAAATGTAATGTATACTAAAAAAGGGGATATAGGGTACTAAACTGTAATACTAGggttataattaaataaaaaccaCTTGGGAACAAAACAAACATTTCCCAACAGTTAACGATTCAATTAAAGCTTACAATTAGAGGAATATAAAAAATAACCGAAACTATATGTCAATAACCACGAATTAGGCGTACCGACGTCTCACAAATTAAATTTCTTGATTTGTAATCTTATCTTATTCGTTTCACCAAAACAACTCTTGTTGGTGTATTCACAATTACTTTGTAATATACTAAAGTAAATGAGTGGATCATGTtgctatatttatttattttttatttaaacacataaatattggtacaaggaagcaccagatacacatgcgccacacaaatcaaataggatttgtgtgagtgctgtgatactgctcaggtgctcaaactgaagcaggtggttttcttagggggccacacccggagcctttgacctgaagggcTGATCCaacaggcagtggagcatcgtgaggagatgcagtcccatggtagccggtgaccaacgattgattcatacgccatttgttccatcaggatactggagcccatgagcaccattggttttgaatcagggttttccaactcccctaggtgaaccagccgtgtccactaacccggttaaagctccggacattcgcttttcgtcctcccaatttgttaaacaacagtaatgccgtgagaaggcagtgagtaggacttccctggcagaggctatatattcgctggccatttgagagcatttcgagagggagagcggattctccccactctcggctgtaccagggcatttggaggcttgTTGCTATATATATAAGATAATACAATTAATCATAGCAATTAACAATCTAACTCATCTATACAAAATAGAACTCGTATTGTTAGTAAAACACCTAGATTTTCAAAAGTTGTTTGGGCGGTTTTTTTAGAGAAATCATTTACACTTTTTAGTTTGTTCGTCCTTTGCACTGTAGTCGGTAGAACACGAACAAAAGCTTGTACATTTTGACATTGTATGAGATTTTCTTTAAACTCGTGGATTACTTTAAATAAGCCTTACTACCATGCGTAATTTCATTTTAGAGTGGAGAATAAAGTACTTCTCTATGTTAGGTTTCCACTTTCCGTTTTGGTTAGAATTaatagtgaatttattgatcatcATTTAGTTCAACATGTATTGTAAACGACTAAATCTCGTTATAAAGTATATATTGACATTATTTTGATATGCATGATGAAATCACTATGCtacaaatcaatattatttatttaagcaatGAGCTCTGGAGGAATTTCATTAAGTCTACCCATCCAAACTTGTAATTTATCAATACACAATTTTTAAGGTTCTAAATTTCCCTACGTACTGATAGAAATAATCGgattccttcctagttctacAAAGAGAAACTGTTGCTTCTACAGCAAAACACAAGGATGAAACAAAAAGACAAAATCTCATCCCACATCCTTACTAAACTATCAAAGGTGAAGAATAATAgctatcattgttttcattttatttctgcTTAAAACTTATGTTCAGAAATATCCTAGTATTTGTCAAACAGTGCTCCAGGAGTTTAATTAAGCTGTCATGGATTCAAAGGTGTCACATTGGACCAAATTCTTACATCATATCACATTCCCgctggtagtagtagtaatataaaAGAAGACAAAAGGTAGAAGGGATGTCTCTTTACTGTGAGAATCtataaattatttacataatacatatacatatccTTCAGTCGTTCATTTGCATCTTTCAGTGTGTGTTCTTCCAATGCCATGATTTCAATGCACTAAAACTCTTCACTCTGTTCGATAACTGTTGTAAATTTGATGCAACGTTCCGCTACACACTACTTCCAAACATTCTTGTGAGTAACGTCCACTACGGTAGttgtagcagtagtagtagtgagtgaacaagaacacgagtgaggacaatcgaatgtatttaagcacaaattacagactatcacACCAAAACGGCAtacatacagtaaacagttaatttgcaaaataacaatcaactatctcaatcttaactgttccttctgcaaatatcagtccgtcttctctgatttcattgttcatgcattttcgtaccgattgcacttcattcctgttctttccttatcaatcttctgccaaaaaacattctatgtctgaccatcaccatatacgacttatttggatataagtagaccacatcacagtagtagtcaCTTCTAGTATCATTACTATCATCTAAATGACGAATACAccatttaattgttttattcaatcatttctttttaattttaatgtcacTATTACTAATACGATTGTTGTTATGGTGAATAAGATAAGAAATTTTTAttgtaaattttaaatattacaaatagtataaatattatttttactaattAATACATTAGTATGTCATTATATATTTAACTTATTTGCTTTAATGATTTATGTACAAacaaatttttcattatttataattgaataagaaaatcttagaaaaattttttttaatttttttaaaaaatagttttCAATCCCATTTACTTAAGTCATTAAAAAAACATATAGAAACTACTAaaatgttgtttttctttttgtaccttaaaaaaaagaatattcacTTAGAAATACATTTTAATTGTACATTTATGAACTTAAAGATATAGTTAATTAGAAGTGTCCATATAATACCCTTAGGTAATTAGAGTAGAAATAGACCTAGTTCCTTTCAACTacacatctatctatctatcttttcATTATCATAGGTTGTGATAAAGTGTAGGCTGAATTCGAATATATATACAAGGGACAGGATAAAAGTGTTCTACTTTAATTATCTgtttatgaatgaaaatattttgattgaatCTTTACTGCTTTACTGCTACCATTATTATTCTTCTTATTCTTCTGTTGTTCTTAACAGTTTTTGTCAATGTCTCTGCTTTTTCTTGAACAAGTAATAAACAAGTCGAAAACTTGACTGCTGAATAGATATCTATATATCAGCTTGTTTATCTAGTCAGTTTTTGttattaaaaatgatttttatgaCTTCAAAAAAACAGAATTAAAGGATAAGACTGTATTGTTAGAAATTATAAAGAAGTATATTATACAAATAGAACAGAAGTAAATTAAGACTGGGACGAATTCTTCTATTGAACTATTCTTAAGAAAATTTCAAATAACCCCTTAAAAATGCACAAGATTAGTTTTTGAAAAACTTTTGATCATAAACTTAAGTTAGACGGAtagtaatttgaaaaaaaattacgaACAAGTGTGAAAAATAGTTTCTACTTTGTATGCAACTAATCAACAATGAGTAATAATTGCCTAAAACGGGATCGAATCTAGAATTATCAGGTTTTGAAGATGATTTTACTTTTGGGCCAATTAAGTTGAATACAATGGTTTAGTTTTTTCATCTTCAATTGATAAACGATCCAATGTGACTACCATCCAATGGTTAACTTTGGTTTTGCATAAAATGTTGATTAAACGTTTTGTACTTAACTACATCACAAAATATTCGTTTGTGATTTTCTGTCCTCAGGCGTTAGTCAATTTATAGAAACTAGGGTACCTTTAGAACAGAGCTGGGGATTTTCATGCCACTAAATGCATTCAGTACTGCTTATACCAGTAAATCCTTTACTTCTGTTCATTGTTGACTACAGTACTTCTCGTTTGAAGCCAATTCGATTAGGTTACCTCAagaaacaaaattttaaaattttggATGAAGGGGAGAAAtcttatttgttatttatctGAGGCATTATCTTAAACTATTTTTGATCCAGATGTGTTGTATTACGTAATTTGTGTCCAGTGGAGGCCATTCATCATGAACAGTTAAGAGAGCTATGTTTGTATTCGAATCACTGGTCTTTGGCTGTAAATGAAAATCAGATTATTATGAGAGCTATCTTAGCACTATATTATTGAGAGTAATTATTCTACAGCCATCACATTAGGATTTCTAGCCTTCCTTATAAACTTGAATAATCAGTTTTCATAAAAATTAGGGGTGACTCCAAGTTTTTACACGAAATACAGATCAGTCTACTGATAATACTGGACTAACACGCTTAAAGATTTCTACAGCTGAATTATCCTTCGTCTCAAGTTAGCTACTGACTTGATACCTTCATTGAGGTCTTGGTATGATAATTTGGCTGTTGATGATCTATATTCTGGTCAACTTCATAAATATCAGTAGACAATATCCCACCTGTGAATGAGAGAAACTAAAGTTCAACAATAATTTGAAGCAGAAAAACTTCTGTTTAATCGATTAATACCCTGATATAGTAATATATCAAGTAAGCTCGTGGAGATGGATTTCTAGGTATTGATCTAAATCGAAAAGCTACTGTTCTACATTTTAATTGATCCAAATGTTCAGATCATTTTGAACTGGATAGCGTAAAACCAAGAGACTACTGTGAAAGTTTATAAAAGAAAGTATCCTTCAAACAATCAAAGGGACTAATAAGAAAGCAACCAGGTGATCATGACAGTTAATGATTTGAAACGGACAAGTGTATAGATATTTAATCTGCCCTATAATCAAAAATAGTGTGCATTATTCAaatgtttaattaaatatttaggCGTTTACAATATACGGTCAGCTATGATACATACAAGCCTAAAAGAGATTACATGGCCTAATAAATATCAAgagttaaataaaatgttcaaaGGCATATAATATAGGGCAATTTCAAataggtcatagaggtgtaaacataaataaggtgatatgatgagtattcatgaataaaataatgagaatataagtaaaggggagtgaagtaataataataatacttatattaaggccatggtaacgataatgatatgacgtacttcttttgtacgcatagttctggtttgagctcatggatggtaagagctttgatacgaagaaatctaggtagatttgaatgaatcacataaacaaccttaaaatcagactgtggatctgtagaatgattacagttgattaggtgttcaagtatagaacttctaactgcttccttttcacccttgtagaaccaaactggttattagtgttcacacttcctcacggaattaatacttaaacaaaacattttcatatatatacgattgtacagcttgataataaattcgttgaaaagagatcccttcgctgaacttcgtgtttttatttttaatgtttagaTGGGAATTATATACCAATTAGTAATTGTTATTCATATGAACTAAAAAGCCATGAAAAATTGTTCATATATCAAATCTATTATGTGTTAGTGAGCAATATATATTTAAAGTTAAAAGTATGTTGTAATGTTTCAAATCAGTTTTGAATTACGACAGTCTTTTTAACTTTTATTTCCGACAGAAGCTAAAATAAAATCCACTGTTCTTCAGTCAAGgttatcaaattattatttattaatatataaaGCAAAACGGCACCACTGATTAACCTAGAAACCGTATGACTTTTTTAAGATTTCAGTAATGAACTTGTAAGATTGTATGATTTTTATTATCTGACATTGTTTAGTTACCGATTTCTTGTTTATGCGTTTGATTCATAAAATTCGATACCCTGGTTCCTGCTTTTGTCTCATGTCACTCACTGATAAGAAGTTCTTCGAATCAGTCAAACTTAATAATATGACATTCAGATTACAGATAGAagcaaaattattgatttatataccTTAATTCAATGTTAAGTGCCTCATTTCGGTTGTAACAATTCGTTTGTTTGATTAACCAAAATGGAACATTTATTGATGATAAGAAGCTAACGACTGACTGTAACAAACTCTGATCAACTTTTATCATTCAAATGAATCGGTTGTGCAATGATGTTATTTTCAGCTAGATGAATAGTCCAAAATGCAAGAGGTATTTCTGGTCACTGATACAGCAAAAACCGTTTCAGAATCACTAATAACGATTTTGTAAAGCAGTCCATCCCTCACATTCCTTTCAATGAGGATAAAAGAGATAGGATAATGCCTTTGAATCTAAAAAGAATGCTGTAACAAACGTAGGTATCCCGAGAAATCCAATCTGAAAGAAAATTAGTTCACAATATCTTGCTAATTCAACTAGAATACTACAATATCATAAATGAATTTAGCAGTCAGACAACTGATAGCTGCTGTTCCTAACCAACTTTACAGTAGAACATTTTGTCAAATAAAACTTTAAGTCCAATTAATTCCAGAGGTAAATTTCAAGCACAGAGAACTCCAGTCACTAACGCTACACCTATCACAGAGTTAGTGAATTTATACCCCAATAGTATTTATACTTCAAAGGAAATATTTTAATTACCCTTTAATAGAGCGAGTTTATCACACAGATAACACGTACCAAACGTAGTCACTCGTCAAATAATTATGAAACGTGGGATAATGCATATTTGTAAATAAGATACTCCTATCGAATCACATATTGCAATAATTCAGACTGAACACACAGCTTATCTAAAAGTATACTACTATTTCACTcagtaacaaaaatatttatacCTTGAGCAGTAGAACTGTTGAACCGCTATCCTACCTTACAACTCTGTAACTATTCAGCAATACCAACAGCAAATACGGGTTTCTTTTAAGATGATCCCAAAATAGCTTACAAAATTCTTTAGTTGAcaataaaaacatcaatggaacaTACGTAGCAGGAGCCTATgttccacaaggggtaacaggcgtaagtaagagcCGTGACTTATTTAAACTGTTGCAGGCTAAAGAATGCGACCTAACTACTCTGAGTTTCCCGTTTTCAGCAGAATAATCCATGTTTCGCTCTTATTTTAGTTATAAGCTTTCAATCTTCATCGGTGCTATAGAGAAACACAAAGAAAACTAAAATTTGTTCACCAATTTTCTACATTTTGAAGCATAACCAATCTGGTCCGTGATATCTTCGGCACATTACAAGATACTTACTAATGAGCTAATATGGGCACTTAAAGCACTCATAACATTGGTTCTGTTAACGATATTCGACAACTTCACACTACATTTCAGCACTCCATTCCTTGACAAACTTCCTTAGGGAAAAAATaagcttatacttttactacgaGGTATACGATGGCAGATCAGAAGATTTGCTGTCTAATGCAGATGTCAGTTTGTTGGAATACCTAACAGAGCATCCAGTTTATTTTCCGTTCTTATACGTTAAAATGACCAGTTAGTGTATTGGCTAGCAAGATATCATGGCTTAGAATCGGTCAAAAGAGCATACGAACTCTTTCGTCTTCTAGATCATGAGTCCCAGTACCCTTTAATTAATACTTTTCATTCTCGTTTTTCCTTTGATTATTTCTACTCCTGTGCTGTTCAACCCACTAATTACATCCTGTCGTGTTGATGCGATATGGTAGATTTGCCAAATGCACCAGGCTCTACATTATGACAGAACACTAATTGGTAAGATATAAATCACAACTCCCTGCAGAAAAACAACGAACTCAACCTAAACAAGATATTACAATACCGGTTGGATATCTCAGGTTACATTACTAGTTGCTACATGTTACAACAATGTCGTGATCGCATTAAATCCATTAACTGGAAGGTACAGTTCCAAAAACTCAACTTTCCTCATAACCATTTATCTTGCGAGATATGGTGAATACCTTAGTTCTAGTAAGATGTGCAATTTTTCTTATCTAAACGCATAAAACAGTTGTCAATAGCATATTTGGAGCCGATGTAAAATACTTAATTCACCAGATCATTGTCAGATTGTGATTGAACTTGAACGGGGCTATTAGGATTTGTCAATATGCGAATAGATCTTTAAGAATATGATTGCCGTTTCAAAAATTCGTAATAGCTTACAACGTTCAAACTGGTGTTTAGGTAACCATTCTTTTGCAATGATATTGAGTGTTTAATCAACAGTCTGCGTCGCTTATTATATTCACCAATAAGAAATACCAGCATAATTATTACAAAGTGATTTCAATCACTTCCAATCGTTTTTGAGTGAGAATTTAGGCAACTGTAGCAAATTGTATCGAATTTTGTCTTAGGACATCATCAGAATGGGCCAATTACAGGAACAGCCAACCTACAAGAATAAGTCTATATGGTGAATATGTGTAGTTAAACACAGGTGTTCATCCCCATTTCATGTTTCATATAGACAATATTCCAAGCAGGAGTCATCAAATAGgtaaccaaatcaaaataagAATGTCTGTTATCTCACGAGCGTAGGATATCTAACACGTTTAAAGGCGATCCAAATATtgagtttattataaaatgctTTTACTTAGCACAATTTCAGTCAGTAGACCAGAAGCTTAATAATTCTTAGAGAAGTTGCGATTGACACAGTAAAGTAAGATAATGTATCACATTGTCTGATTAGGCTGTAGATATACGAAATATGAGTTGAGTATTTAACGATATTATGTGAATCTAGCAAACTATGGTCAGTAAAGATACTGTGTCATCACCTAACGACAACCGAGGCAAAAACCAAGTTGAtgaggaatatatatattccaaccCATTAGGCACTAAACTTTTTCACGATAATAAATCAGTGAAAGTAATCTGAAGCTGCTCCACTGCTTCCTAACCATAATAACAATTTACTAGTAACTTTCTGTCCTAAAAACATTCTCATTTCGTTAGGTGGAAAGGTTCTTTTCTGAAGAAAAATTTCTGCACAGCACAAACAGGCAACTTGTTCAACACATGTTAATGATCACCTAATTGAATTTATCCAAAAACTCTGCCGATGTTAATATTAACAGCTAAAAAACTTCTAGAATTGTAATTACGATCATAAAGTCTGTTAAGTTGGAAAAGTACTGAAGGGATTGATAACCCAATATTGGGAATGTTTATCGAAAACAGACACTAACGAATTGATAAGAACCACTATCGAAGAATTTATCCCTTGAGTTAAGACGCATCTTTCACGTTGTGAGATAAAATCGCTTCACATATCTATCAGATGCTAAGTATATCACCAGCCGATAACACCAGTCGAATGGTGAGTTTCTGATAAATATTGGGCACAAAACTTTTCAGAATTTAAGGGGATTAAGCCACTAATGTTGAAGGTCAGAGCGTTTGTTTGTTAATTATCTTTCGAGGAGCTTAATACCATCTACAGTAATAGCTCCTGTAAATAGATCCGATCGGTCTAGTGTTGCAGAAAACCAGCTTACAAATAACGCGACACGATCTATATTTTATAGGCTAGTTGTCTGGTTCTCACTTTACTAGTGAGAATCTGAGAGACAAACAACAAATGCATAAATAACTATGCTCAAGTACTACACCGTCCTCACTAAATCCCTGAGATTCTTATAAAAGTTACTTTATGGACTTGATAATAGGATGAACTAGTTGTTCTAGATTCAAAAAATTTGAGCATTCACTAATTACTTCTCAAAATGGCTTCACAGTGTATTAGGAAGCTACAATTTAAAGGATGATAAAAGTATGCTAAGCAGTATGGTAGAAAGAACTATTGATATGACTATTTGTCCTATGAATACATCAAATATACAATAAGTTTACTCTACGGGATCAAAGTCATTAAGTTATAAGATGCAAAGTACTGAATCACTGCATTCTATTCGTGTGTTTTAAAATAACTAAACACATTCACAGTAACAAACATAACAGACTACGTTATAAATGAAAGGACATTCACTCTAGATGAAAGGCTCTAATTGTACTCTACAGTAATCTGTTATCACAAATATATTAACCATTAAACTACCGCTATACATAATGAGATCCATCAGATGAGAACTGTATAAGGTAGTCCCTTCAAACACCATAAAGTATTTTGTCATTACTCCACAGTTTGATATTAGCATGAGAAACAAAACATAAGCTTCGTTATGTTACTGAAGTTTTCAAGTGAATGTTAACTTCAGAGACATGAACAAGCCCTAGCATTACTAGTAACAAAAAAGAGAATCTGAAATTCTGTCATTAAATCCATCAAAATGGCATATTAATGCTGGTCAGTCATACAATTAGAACTATTACTAACATATGGATTGTTATGAACCTCGGAAGAGTTTACTACTTCACTGAGACCAGCAGACACCATCTTTatgagatatagtaaaccgaaTTAAATTTCGAAATATTCTTAACTACATTTAAAATTCCCAAATAAATCAAAACACCATACTAAAAGATAGTTATT
It contains:
- a CDS encoding t-box protein-related, with amino-acid sequence MLNSFSSNHHNFQSTDNEQFDTEKSHSYTNLQCDYTNKYLKSNCIGDTYQFDCVSTSSNFNPLPTTDYYNYSNYDYYEPNYHHRNDQSIDTVSINKQTIDTSWNVNNNSNIVDAIINPVNRLNENCEFIETIRTKTNHDIIDYVLNNESWKSNSMKNISVTLENASLWESFDRLGTEMIVTKCGRMFPNFHIRLSGLIPDAHYMLALDFIPCDEKRYRYSFRTSSWVHAGE